From the genome of Bos taurus isolate L1 Dominette 01449 registration number 42190680 breed Hereford chromosome 2, ARS-UCD2.0, whole genome shotgun sequence, one region includes:
- the SRRM1 gene encoding serine/arginine repetitive matrix protein 1 isoform X8 — protein sequence MDAGFFRGTSAEQDNRFSNKQKKLLKQLKFAECLEKKVDMSKVNLEVIKPWITKRVTEILGFEDDVVIEFIFNQLEVKNPDSKMMQINLTGFLNGKNAREFMGELWPLLLSAQENIAGIPSAFLELKKEEIKQRQIEQEKLASMKKQDEDKDKRDKEEKESSREKRERSRSPRRRKSRSPSPRRRSSPVRRERKRSHSRSPRHRTKSRSPSPAPEKKEKTPELPEPSVKVKEPSVQEATSTSDILKVPKTEPVLEPKEPSPEKNSKKEKEKTRPRSRSRSKSRSRTRSRSPSHTRPRRRHRSRSRSYSPRRRPSPRRRPSPRRRTPPRRMPPPPRHRRSRSPVRRRRRSSASLSGSSSSSSSSRSRSPPKKPPKRTSSPPRKTRRLSPSASPPRRRHRPSPPATPPPKTRHSPTPQQSNRTRKSRVSVSPGRTSVTKHKGTEKRESPSPAPKPRKVELSESEDKGGKMAAADSVQQRRQYRRQNQQSSSDSGSSSSSEDERPKRSHVKNGEVGRRRRHSPSRSASPSPRKRQKEASPRGRRRRSPSPPPARRRRSPSPAPPPRRRRSPTPPPRRRTPSPPPRRRSPSPRRYSPPIQRRYSPSPPPKRRTASPPPPPKRRASPSPPPKRRVSHSPPPKQRSSPVTKRRSPSLSSKHRKGSSPSRSAREARSPQPNKRHSPSPRPRAPQTSSPPPARRGASLSPQRRQSPSPSSRPIRRVSRTPEPKKIKKAASPSPQSVRRVSSSRSVSGSPEPAAKKPPAPPSPVQSQSPSTNWSPAVPVKKAKSPTPSPSPARNSDPEGGGKKKKKKKDKKHKKDKKHKKHKKHKKEKAVAAAAAAAVTPAAVAAPTTTSAQEEPEAEPEPKKETESEPEDNLDDLEKHLREKALRSMRKAQVSPQS from the exons ATGGACGCGGGATTCTTCCGC GGAACAAGTGCAGAACAGGATAATCGGTTCAGcaacaaacagaagaagctactGAAGCAGCTGAAATTCGCAGAATGCCTAGAAAAAAAG GTGGACATGAGCAAAGTAAATTTGGAGGTTATAAAGCCTTGGATAACAAAACGAGTAACGGAAATCCTTGGGTTTGAAGATGATGTTGTGATTGAGTTTATATTCAACCAGCTGGAAGTGAAG AATCCAGATTCGAAAATGATGCAAATCAACCTGACCGGGTTTTTGAATGGAAAAAATGCTAGAGAATTTATGGGAGAACTGTGGCCCCTACTCTTAAGTGCACAAGAAAACATCGCTGGGATCCCTTCTGCTTTCCTAGAactgaagaaggaagaaataaaacagagacaG ATTGAACAAGAAAAGTTGGCATCTATGAAAAAGCAAGATGAAGACAAGGATAAGagggataaagaagaaaaagaaagcagcagaGAAAAAAGGGAGCGGTCTCGAAGCCCAAGAAG ACGCAAATCCAGATCTCCTTCCCCTAGAAGACGATCTTCTCCtgtcaggagagagagaaagcgcAGTCATTCTCGATCTCCCCGTCACAGAACCAAAAGCCGGAGTCCTTCCCCTGCtccagagaagaaggaaaaaactccAGAGCTCCCCGAGCCATCAGTGAAAGTAAAAGAACCTTCAGTACAAGAGGCCACTTCTACGAG tgACATCCTGAAAgttcccaagactgaaccagtaCTAGAGCCTAAAGAACCTTCTCCAGAGAAAaactccaaaaaggaaaaggaaaagacccGACCAAGATCTCGGTCACGTTCCAAGTCAAGATCCAGGACACGTTCTCGCTCTCCTTCTCATACTAGACCAAGAAGGCGCCATAGATCTCGATCAAG ATCATACTCACCTAGAAGGCGGCCAAGCCCAAGAAGACGGCCATCTCCTCGAAGAAGAACCCCGCCGAGACGAATGCCTCCTCCACCAAGGCACAGGAGGAGTAGATCTCCAGTGAGACG AAGAAGGCGTTCATCGGCATCCTTGTCTGGGAGTAgttcatcatcatcttcatctcGTTCCCGGTCACCGCCAAAGAAGCCTCCGAAGAGGACATCCAGCCCTCCTCGAAAAACTCGTAGGTTATCTCCTTCAGCAAGTCCTCCGAGGCGAAGGCATAGGCCATCACCTCCAGCTACTCCGCCGCCAAAAACTCGTCATTCCCCAACACCCCAGCAGTCAAACCGTACAAGGAAAAGTCGTGTTTCTGTCTCTCCAGGGAGAACTTCAG TGACAAAACATAAAGGTACTGAGAAAAGAGAATCCCCTTCACCAGCACCGAAGCCTCGGAAAGTAGAGTTGTCTGAATCGG AAGATAAAGGTGGCAAAATGGCTGCAGCAGATTCTGTGCAGCAGAGACGCCAGTATAGACGACAGAACCAGCAGTCTTCATCTG ATTCtggctcctcctcttcctcagaaGATGAACGACCCAAAAGGTCCCATGTGAAGAATGGTGAGGTAGGCAGGCGACGGAGACATTCCCCTTCCCGGAGTGCCTCTCCATCACCTCGAAAGCGCCAGAAAGAGGCTTCCCCTCG TGGTAGACGGAGGAGaagtccctccccacctcccgccAGAAGGCGAcgttctccttctcctgctcctccACCTCGTCGACGCAGGTCTCCCACACCACCACCACGACGAAG GACTCCGTCTCCTCCTCCACGCCGTCGCTCACCTTCCCCAAGAAGATACTCTCCTCCGATACAGAGGAGATACTCTCCTTCTCCACCTCCAAAGAGAAGAACGGCttcgccccctccccctcctaaACGAAGGGCatcaccatctccaccaccaAAGCGTCGGGTCTCCCATTCACCACCTCCCAAACAAAGAAGCTCCCCAGTCACCAAGAGACGTTCGCCTTCATTGTCATCAAAGCATAGGAAAGGGTCTTCCCCGAGCCGATCTGCCCGGGAGGCCCGGTCACCACAGCCAAACAAACGGCATTCGCCCTCACCACGGCCTCGCGCTCCTCAGACCTCAAGTCCTCCACCTGCTCGAAGAGGAGCATCATTGTCACCCCAAAGAAGGCAGTCCCCATCTCCAAGTTCTAGGCCCATTAGGAGAGTCTCCAGGACTCCGGAacccaaaaagataaaaaa aGCTGCCTCACCAAGCCCTCAGTCGGTAAGGAGGGTCTCATCTTCCCGATCTGTCTCGGGATCTCCTGAGCCAGCAGCTAAAAAGCCCCCAGCACCTCCGTCACCTGTCCAGTCTCAGTCACCCTCCACCAACTGGTCACCAGCGGTACCGGTTAAAAAGGCTAAAAGCCCAACACCAAGCCCATCACCGGCAAGG AATTCAGACCCAGAAGGaggtggaaagaaaaagaagaaaaagaaggacaagaaacacaaaaaggataAGAAGCACAAGAAGCACAAAAAACACAAGAAGGAGAAGGCTGTAGCTGCCGCTGCTGCAGCCGCTGTGACCCCTGCAGCTGTAGCTGCTCCCACAACCACATCAGCACAGGAAGAACCGGAGGCAGAGCCAGAGCCTAAGAAG gagACTGAAAGTGAGCCTGAAGATAACCTTGATGACTTAGAAAAGCACCTGCGTGAAAAGGCCCTGAGATCAATGCGGAAGGCTCAAGTGTCCCCACAGTCCTAG
- the SRRM1 gene encoding serine/arginine repetitive matrix protein 1 isoform X9 has protein sequence MSKVNLEVIKPWITKRVTEILGFEDDVVIEFIFNQLEVKNPDSKMMQINLTGFLNGKNAREFMGELWPLLLSAQENIAGIPSAFLELKKEEIKQRQIEQEKLASMKKQDEDKDKRDKEEKESSREKRERSRSPRRRKSRSPSPRRRSSPVRRERKRSHSRSPRHRTKSRSPSPAPEKKEKTPELPEPSVKVKEPSVQEATSTSDILKVPKTEPVLEPKEPSPEKNSKKEKEKTRPRSRSRSKSRSRTRSRSPSHTRPRRRHRSRSRSYSPRRRPSPRRRPSPRRRTPPRRMPPPPRHRRSRSPVRRRRRSSASLSGSSSSSSSSRSRSPPKKPPKRTSSPPRKTRRLSPSASPPRRRHRPSPPATPPPKTRHSPTPQQSNRTRKSRVSVSPGRTSGKVTKHKGTEKRESPSPAPKPRKVELSESEEDKGGKMAAADSVQQRRQYRRQNQQSSSDSGSSSSSEDERPKRSHVKNGEVGRRRRHSPSRSASPSPRKRQKEASPRMQMGKRWQSPMTKSGRRRRSPSPPPARRRRSPSPAPPPRRRRSPTPPPRRRTPSPPPRRRSPSPRRYSPPIQRRYSPSPPPKRRTASPPPPPKRRASPSPPPKRRVSHSPPPKQRSSPVTKRRSPSLSSKHRKGSSPSRSAREARSPQPNKRHSPSPRPRAPQTSSPPPARRGASLSPQRRQSPSPSSRPIRRVSRTPEPKKIKKAASPSPQSVRRVSSSRSVSGSPEPAAKKPPAPPSPVQSQSPSTNWSPAVPVKKAKSPTPSPSPARNSDPEGGGKKKKKKKDKKHKKDKKHKKHKKHKKEKAVAAAAAAAVTPAAVAAPTTTSAQEEPEAEPEPKKETESEPEDNLDDLEKHLREKALRSMRKAQVSPQS, from the exons ATGAGCAAAGTAAATTTGGAGGTTATAAAGCCTTGGATAACAAAACGAGTAACGGAAATCCTTGGGTTTGAAGATGATGTTGTGATTGAGTTTATATTCAACCAGCTGGAAGTGAAG AATCCAGATTCGAAAATGATGCAAATCAACCTGACCGGGTTTTTGAATGGAAAAAATGCTAGAGAATTTATGGGAGAACTGTGGCCCCTACTCTTAAGTGCACAAGAAAACATCGCTGGGATCCCTTCTGCTTTCCTAGAactgaagaaggaagaaataaaacagagacaG ATTGAACAAGAAAAGTTGGCATCTATGAAAAAGCAAGATGAAGACAAGGATAAGagggataaagaagaaaaagaaagcagcagaGAAAAAAGGGAGCGGTCTCGAAGCCCAAGAAG ACGCAAATCCAGATCTCCTTCCCCTAGAAGACGATCTTCTCCtgtcaggagagagagaaagcgcAGTCATTCTCGATCTCCCCGTCACAGAACCAAAAGCCGGAGTCCTTCCCCTGCtccagagaagaaggaaaaaactccAGAGCTCCCCGAGCCATCAGTGAAAGTAAAAGAACCTTCAGTACAAGAGGCCACTTCTACGAG tgACATCCTGAAAgttcccaagactgaaccagtaCTAGAGCCTAAAGAACCTTCTCCAGAGAAAaactccaaaaaggaaaaggaaaagacccGACCAAGATCTCGGTCACGTTCCAAGTCAAGATCCAGGACACGTTCTCGCTCTCCTTCTCATACTAGACCAAGAAGGCGCCATAGATCTCGATCAAG ATCATACTCACCTAGAAGGCGGCCAAGCCCAAGAAGACGGCCATCTCCTCGAAGAAGAACCCCGCCGAGACGAATGCCTCCTCCACCAAGGCACAGGAGGAGTAGATCTCCAGTGAGACG AAGAAGGCGTTCATCGGCATCCTTGTCTGGGAGTAgttcatcatcatcttcatctcGTTCCCGGTCACCGCCAAAGAAGCCTCCGAAGAGGACATCCAGCCCTCCTCGAAAAACTCGTAGGTTATCTCCTTCAGCAAGTCCTCCGAGGCGAAGGCATAGGCCATCACCTCCAGCTACTCCGCCGCCAAAAACTCGTCATTCCCCAACACCCCAGCAGTCAAACCGTACAAGGAAAAGTCGTGTTTCTGTCTCTCCAGGGAGAACTTCAGGTAAAg TGACAAAACATAAAGGTACTGAGAAAAGAGAATCCCCTTCACCAGCACCGAAGCCTCGGAAAGTAGAGTTGTCTGAATCGG AAGAAGATAAAGGTGGCAAAATGGCTGCAGCAGATTCTGTGCAGCAGAGACGCCAGTATAGACGACAGAACCAGCAGTCTTCATCTG ATTCtggctcctcctcttcctcagaaGATGAACGACCCAAAAGGTCCCATGTGAAGAATGGTGAGGTAGGCAGGCGACGGAGACATTCCCCTTCCCGGAGTGCCTCTCCATCACCTCGAAAGCGCCAGAAAGAGGCTTCCCCTCG GATGCAGATGGGAAAGCGATGGCAATCGCCAATGACTAAAAG TGGTAGACGGAGGAGaagtccctccccacctcccgccAGAAGGCGAcgttctccttctcctgctcctccACCTCGTCGACGCAGGTCTCCCACACCACCACCACGACGAAG GACTCCGTCTCCTCCTCCACGCCGTCGCTCACCTTCCCCAAGAAGATACTCTCCTCCGATACAGAGGAGATACTCTCCTTCTCCACCTCCAAAGAGAAGAACGGCttcgccccctccccctcctaaACGAAGGGCatcaccatctccaccaccaAAGCGTCGGGTCTCCCATTCACCACCTCCCAAACAAAGAAGCTCCCCAGTCACCAAGAGACGTTCGCCTTCATTGTCATCAAAGCATAGGAAAGGGTCTTCCCCGAGCCGATCTGCCCGGGAGGCCCGGTCACCACAGCCAAACAAACGGCATTCGCCCTCACCACGGCCTCGCGCTCCTCAGACCTCAAGTCCTCCACCTGCTCGAAGAGGAGCATCATTGTCACCCCAAAGAAGGCAGTCCCCATCTCCAAGTTCTAGGCCCATTAGGAGAGTCTCCAGGACTCCGGAacccaaaaagataaaaaa aGCTGCCTCACCAAGCCCTCAGTCGGTAAGGAGGGTCTCATCTTCCCGATCTGTCTCGGGATCTCCTGAGCCAGCAGCTAAAAAGCCCCCAGCACCTCCGTCACCTGTCCAGTCTCAGTCACCCTCCACCAACTGGTCACCAGCGGTACCGGTTAAAAAGGCTAAAAGCCCAACACCAAGCCCATCACCGGCAAGG AATTCAGACCCAGAAGGaggtggaaagaaaaagaagaaaaagaaggacaagaaacacaaaaaggataAGAAGCACAAGAAGCACAAAAAACACAAGAAGGAGAAGGCTGTAGCTGCCGCTGCTGCAGCCGCTGTGACCCCTGCAGCTGTAGCTGCTCCCACAACCACATCAGCACAGGAAGAACCGGAGGCAGAGCCAGAGCCTAAGAAG gagACTGAAAGTGAGCCTGAAGATAACCTTGATGACTTAGAAAAGCACCTGCGTGAAAAGGCCCTGAGATCAATGCGGAAGGCTCAAGTGTCCCCACAGTCCTAG